Part of the Osmia bicornis bicornis chromosome 7, iOsmBic2.1, whole genome shotgun sequence genome, GTTAAGTCAGCTAAACGCCTGTCTGCTTCTGTTGAtaattttctatcattttctagtttttcccaattttctttctaaaataaaaagttaatcAAATGAATGATTAGTTCCACATATCTCAATATAAAACAACACACCTTCGACTTCTCTAATTCATAAACTGCCGCATTTAATTCACTTTCTGCTGCAGCcactttttttcttaattgatCTAGTAAACTTCCAAGAGAAATTTCTTTTGTAAACAATTCTTCTCGCTTGTCTTTCAACTGTTTTAAATTTTGCATATTGGATTCTATTTTCAACTTCTCCGCATGTAATGTATTTTGTTCTTCTCGagcattattaattttttcactCTGCGTATTTATTTTAGATTGTAGAGTTTCAATTTCCTTGGAGAGGTTTTTTAACGATGCCTTTAACTCTTCTCGTTTAGCTTGAGCTTCTTCGAGGCTATATTTTGTCTGAATTCCTgcacaaaaagaaaagaaaatagctacatgtatatttttaaaaattattttcttatatatACCTGCATCAGTCATGCGtttttgaatattattaattatttgtttgagtttataaatttcatcaatataATTGTCCCTTAGCATGATATCACTCATGATTTCGTTACACATTGTTAGCTTATTTTCGGGTTCAGACTTTTTCTCCTTCAATTCTATTATAAACGTTTGAGAAtgaatcaatttattttcatatgtttCTATGTTACTCCTATAAatcatttgataatttattatagatttttgaaaaaataataaacaaatatagTAAAAAACTTACTTGATTGTCTCTAATTCAGTTTCTTCGAACCGTACAATATTTTCAACCAGAGGTTTTAATTGTAACATTTTATCATATTTTTCTTGCTCAGTTTTTAACTCTATCTCGCATTCTTTCAACCGACTTGGATAACTTTCCATTTCCTTTTCCATATCTTTTAATAAAGCTACAACAGCCTCGCGTTTATCAAAATCTCTGTGACACAAAGGACAACACGgatttgtttcttttaattgtttcATATATTCTTTGTAAGCAGCTCCTTGATGAGCATACATTCCTCTTTTGTCTTGAAGATCTTTCACTTTTCTCGACTGCATTAACAGAACTTCGTCAAAGTTTTTGTAATAGCATATTGTTGCGATCTTTAATTTATCCGCTAAAAagattaattataaaagataaacttaaaaatgtatataaacaaattaacattttttttttattgtaaaactTAACATACActccatttctttctttttcttttggaGTTCATGATTCATATGCGTTATCGTTGTTTCTGAAGTAGTTGACTGATGTTCTGCTTTCTGAATttcttgtttaattttttctatttcatccATCTacaattaatgaaattaataaaatgaatattttatgtatgttTCACATTACATACCAATTGTTTTTGAACTGtatctaatttattttttagtttaGATTCCGGTAATTTTGTAACATTCAACAGcttcattaatttttgttcgtgtttttccttcaatttttgtatttctttttctttggaAAGCAATGCAGATTTGTTTAATTCTAATTCGGCCTCCAACGAACTTTGTTTTAATAGCGAGGCTATATCTTCATCAATCGCATTTAAACgtatttccatttcatttcgTAATTTTGTTTTGTCAAGAACTTCTTCCTTTGCTGCATCTACATCCATCACTTCATTCAATTcctgaatttttctttttacattcTCTAGCTTGGATTCAatggaatttaatttatttgccGCTGCACCGATCTAGATGTAAAAGAATTGATGTAAATTTTGCTTTGAAATAATAGCGGCTTGAAAAGATCTATATGCTACAACCTGTGACATCTCTGTTTTTACTTTATTAAGTTCTTCTCTTGTCTCAatcaattctttttctttaacatTCTTCTGTGAATCTATTGTTAGATATTCACTACGCAAAGTATCTACTTCTTTCTGTatctgtttctctttttcttctctttgtaATTTGTTTTCCCCTAGTTTACTGTTTAATTCCCGCAACTTTTCATGTAATCTTTTAGAAAGAGCTATCACCtctaaaaaaatgaaaaaatattacatcatatgcatgtatttatatttgtatttgcCTTGTGTAATGTTATTTGCAATTTGAATCAAACCTATCTCTGATACATCAGAATCAACATTTTCAAGATCCCAAGCAGACAATGCCTCATTTAATAACTTGTTGCGTGaagcaatttttctttcctgcTCCTTAATTTGTTGCTTCAAAGAACCATTGGTTACTCTTTCATCAGCCAACAATTTTGATATGCTAGATTCTTCTTTAACGATACCTTTTAAACTTGTCTCAAgctaaataatataaaaataaaataaaatttcaagttcCAAACTTTCtcatttgaataaaatatacctcttttatttcattagctttttttattaagtttGTATCATAAGATTTGTATTCCTCTTCTAGCTCCTTTAGCGATCCTTTAAATAGCAGTGATATATTTTTCTGCAATCTCTGAGACTGTTCTTTGGACATTTGATACTCTGCTCTTTTcctttctaaaaaaaaataatcattcatttatatataaattttaattatgaataaaatattgcTATTATTTGTATATGTAATTACTTTCTTCAAATAGCAAATTCTTATAATCAGATTCCAGTTTTTCCATTTCGTTAAGTTTCTCACTAATTGGTTCCAAATCTTCATTGATTTcctctatttttattttaatatttttcattcgttttttATGATCTTCaagttttgtttctttatccTCTAATTCTTTAACAATATATGAGCAATTTTCTTTCTGTccttttaatataattattttttgccTTAAgtctttgatatttttcatgATATTTTCAAGAGCTTTGTTGTATCTGGCACTGTCAAAAATCtcatcaaatttttctttcagttTTTTACCATCTTGAAAAGGCCAATTAAGATCTTCTTGATGACAAAAGATTACATAATCTAAAATAGGTTTTGAAACTCCCATTGCTAATGTGAGTTCTGTATCCACATTGGTACATCGATTGGTTATCGATACCACCTatattaataagaaaataattaacttaTAAATCCATAtgagtatattatattaatatcaatatcttATGTACctcttttgttattttactTATTCTACTTAGAGCACTATCAAGAGTTTTGAATTTCATTGATGTATTTGATTTTGAATACTCTATTGTTCGACATATTGTAAAAACATTGCCTACTGCATCACTGATTTCAGCTTTGATAACACCTCGAACctatttcaaagaaaataagTTGGATGACAAAGAAGAATAACAAGTATCATTAATTCtgtataataatgaatgcatCAGTAACAAAGTATAATCGTACCGACGAAGTTGTAGTCAAAGCTGGATCATGAATAAAGAATTTTCCTCGATCTGAACCGGGTGGAAATTCACCGCAAGTAGCAAATTTAAGTGCTTCGATAATTGTTGTTTTTCCAGTACCATTTGGACCAAGAATAAGAGTCAATGGTCGAGAAAAACGAATTTTAGATTCTTCGGATTCGTCGCCAAAGTTACGAATACCTCGAATAGAAAGCCTTCTTATTCGTGACATTTTCCAAAATATCCTTTATCtaattcttttataaaataatgaaatactACAAACAACAATAAAGTGAATAGTTATCAGTAACACTGGACGATAAGCTATCGTTTGCTTCGAATTCGCGCGAATTATATTACGTTGATCGAGACATTAGTACAGATCAAATATAATTAAGATTGCCAGTTTAAAGCAATTatctaaaagaaaattatttccttagagttttcttgaaattttgcGCACAACTCaacatcaattttatttaaatatatgtgGCAGTGACTATAGATTATGTGGTCACAGTTTCAGAGATCCTTCGGAGACAGGAATTATGATTTTGGGGGTCCCAGGTACCCCAACGTAAAATTACATCTGCATTTATAGAGAAAATTTTCGCTCCGTCGATtctattttttagaaatcGGTCAAAATCAGCACAAGACCaaaaaattattgcaataaTAATTGTCTGACAAACgtcaattttaaaaagaccgccataaatacaaatttttcgaCGCGATtctagcgccatctatacgaaAATGACGGAAACGGTTCGTCGAATAGTTTGCGCGTTTCTCCGATAGATGGCGCTGTTATTCATTTCTCCGCGGGCGTATGGCTGGCTCTATGTATGCATACACAtggggtgtctgggaccccACGAGGAGAAAGGCACGTGCAGTGTTTTTGTATCTGTCGCCACTACGTGGTAGGAGTTATACATgttgtttattatttgtaattatcatATTTAAACTCTATATGTGAAAGTAATGAAAATTACTTAGCACAAGATATATTAGTCatgattgtataaaatgtcTATTTTATTTCGCAATTTACATTTGAAGTATCTAACCTCATTTCTAACCTCAATTTCAACAGTTTACCAAGGATTTTGTAAAAGATATTCGcaaataatggtgcaattaaatataaatgaagctCTATTAATACACGAGGAAGGCAGCCCGAAGTTTGATATGTTGCTTCGTTACATTAATCCTGCTTTAAATATTGATAGACGGTTCAACTTCCACAGAAGTGTAGACGAACCTATAAGCAGTTTTTTACAAAGGATAGATATGAATATAAAAtcttatataataaaaaaatctaaacgaaaaaataaaaaagcagTTAAGTTAGAGGCGAACGTAATGgataatattaaagaaaataatattaaatttatgttGAATGATTGTATTCTCAACGGTAGTCTTACATGTCAGactattttagaaaattcatcagaaataaaactaattatCTTTGGTGAGGAGTATATTGTGAAGCATAATGTACCTTTTGTTACCAAAATGGAGTTACCATTAAgcattttaattgattttccaATTTATCCTTCAAAGTTTGAAACAATGAATGTTAATAAATCTTTGTCAACATTTAATTGGTATAAACATGAAAACAATCAGTGGGTTCATGTAGGAGAAGGATTTTTATATATACCTAATAAATCTGATGTGGGatgcaaattaaaattaacatgTATACCAAGAAATACCACACAAATAGGACCTGTAACAGAAATTGAGTCCAATGACATAGTACAACCTGGTCCAGGCTTATGTCCTTTCGATACCAGACATGCTTttactaaaaataaattgtcaGGTAAAAggtaaatatttcattaaaatgttCCTTCAAAATCCTAGTTAGATAATTGATTgcttaaatatttcttattttagtTTCAGGTTAACATCATATAATATACTGGCAAATGTATATTCAGAAACTTCTTTATCAAAAGATACTTTGTATCCATATTGTCCACAGTATGCATTATCTATGGATTATCGAAAATTACTAATTCTCAAAGAACTTAtaggtatttttatatttttcttaaattgaattttgtattttgtaaaTATGCATATTTAAATACTGTAACTAATTTATATAGGATACAATACTGATATAATATGCCTTCAAGAAGTAGATAGTAAAGTTTATGAAAACGATTTAATGTTATCTCTAAATGCATTGAACTATGATGGTGTGTTTAAtcttaaaaatgatttaagaGAAGGtctttgcatattttataatcaagaaagatttgataaattaaattcagatTACAGTGTTATTTCTCAAGGTACAGAACTAGATGAATTTAAAGATGTTTGGTcacaaattgaaaatgaaaatgtaaaacaaGCATTTCTGAATAGAAATACAATTATTCAGGTACCAGTATATCGTAACTTGTACTACTCTgccattaaatataatttgttgaTTACTACTTATTTATATCACAGACGGTAATACTAAAATCCAAAGAAAATCCAGAGATTTTAGTTATTGGTAATACACACTTGTATTTCCGGCCGGAAGCGGATCATATACGTTTATTGCAAGCATATTATGGCTTAACGTATTTACACTCATTTGCCggaaaagtaaaaaaagagGTATTTCAACATTTTACTCGCTTCATAATTTCTGTAAAATGTTATGTCATAATCTACAACATAAACATTAACCTCggtttatttctaataatacattttaattcATAAGATATATTTACAGAATCCGGAATGTAACGTTAGCATCATATATTGTGGCGACTTTAACAGTGTACCAGAAAGTGCAGTATATCGGTTAATGACTCAGAaacatatattaaattactatAATGATTGGCATGCCGGTACGTGCATTATACGCAAATATAACATTCTACCTACATTCTTATGTTAaagtttatataaaaattatttacctgaaatatatttttctcgtTATAGATTCTGATCAACGTATAAACCTATCTATCAAACATGACGTGAACTTGTCTAGTGCTTGTGGCACtccaaaatatacaaattataCAGGTACCTTCTCTGGCTGTTTagattatatattttatcaaatggATCATTTAGAAGTTGAACAAGTTATACCCATGCCTAGTGAAGAAGAACTTAGTCTATACACGGGTCTCCCGTCTGTAGTATCTCCAAGTGATCATATTTCTTTATGTGTCGATTTAAAGTGGTCAAAATAAAGTATGTACCATCAGATTGGTATTTTTAAAAGTATACCTTAcgtttttacattttcattgcCACTCTTTCAGGGGGATAAGAATTGTTTACGCGTGTAGTTTAAAATACGAAAATGAACAGgcctttaattattaaatttattaaataataatttgaactTTGTTGAATTCTTATAAAATTCATGTAATAAGGTTActtttcaagattttcaaaataGTATCTACAATCCAAGTTAGGTACATACAGAGAAtagttgaaaaataatttttgtattctattCTAAAATAGGAAATGAAAAGCTTATATGCGCTAGAATCatttaaattatcaatatagATAAACAAGTAAATGTCAGAGAAATATATTTGCGCATTTACATTTGTATTCTAAAACAGGATTTCCACCGAGTATcacattaatttttaatttataattatcaaaGTATACACCCATGTTTCAATAATACGAAGTTACTGTAGTATTATTACGTCTATAATGATTGGTGTTAATTTACAAAACTTTTTACACAGATTATAATAATGGGCTTTTGATTTATAGAAGTCTGCAGGGATAAATATAAGttttctgaaaaattaaaatcttagatttaagattttattaatatttccagACGCTAGAAATTTATGTCTAAATAGAACTGACATAAACTTATGTTTCTAATATTTACGATaatattattgcaaataaaaaaaaaaccctAGGTTTTTTTATCTACATTTTACAGTATGGAAAATTGGTAAATCATTTAACAATTTACAGCCATTATTTATGAGGCcattatacataatatatgtatcacatatgtattgaaaaatatactgaAAATTAGTACCATGCAGTGTGATcatttcataataattattagctcttgaaaagtattaatatattattaaacgtgcttatgatattgtttttataaaaaaaagtgaatattaaaaacattCGTTACCTGCAGACCCCTTTTTCTTGttcaagttttttttttatacgcGTTGCCCATTAATACAATTTGCACCTATGCTTTTCAGAAGTGTTGTTTCATAACAATCACGAACTTAAAAATCTATAATACATTCTTTGCGTGTATATAATCCTTTTCAACAGGTGTCTTGCATAAGAATCTTAATAATTACTTATTCTCCTAATCTGTTTATAATTTGCTGAGAAGTTTTTACTTTAACAGATGAAGcgttaaaaatgatttcatcTCATGGCATTACAAAAAtgataacaatttttaattagatgattataatatacttatcaaATAAGGCagcaatatttaatttctttttattactCACGCTTCATTCATTAAAGTACAATGCCACGCGGAGGATACGCGtaacatttttaattcattgtACTACATTCAGAAAACTGTTTAGGGAAGAATTTCATATTCGTAGAGTAATAAAACATCTAAATACATATCAACGATGATCCTTGTCCCGTCATCGCGTACTAATTGGTCAAGACAATGTTGAATACACTCATTCACAATTTTATACTGAATAAATATGACCAATCTCTTTACAGAAAATCATagtattaataaaacaaaaacaacATAAATGATTGTATTTATGAACATATGAAAAACATCGTGCAGTTTATGTAaccatttcttctttttttcttcttctgcactTTATGATTTTACATCTATGACTTAAACTAGTATTCAAATGACTATCATAGTAACAAAAGTTCCCTTGTAGTATTAGTAAGAACCAATGTAATACTATAagaatttacaaatttgtaatttatatttgcaTCGTTTAAGATCACATTCCTCTTCGCGGCGCGCTTGGAACTAATAATTGCAAAGCAGTCATTGCATCCGGGAACAGCGAATGATAATTTACAACTGGCACATAAGCGGCTGTAATTACTCGGCCAGCAAACCATCTACCGTGTAACGAATTGACAGCTGCAACTGCTGTCGCGATTGATGGACACTTGACATAAACATTACCCTGAGGAGAGGCTTGGTCCACGTACACGTGTAGTACCCCACCATGTTTATTACATTCCTCTATAACATCATCGCGAATTTCTTTTGCCCAATTTGGATTTGTTTCACTAAAAGAAAGATTTGTTCGTATTAaaatcttattattattaaacaaaaagtgaattttaattatttgtcaAGTTATCTCTTAATGCAttcatatgaaaatatatgaTACTATTTGTTGAGataacatattttatttagcATATTTTTTCCCCTAGTGAAAAAATTAAGTATTTAACACTAGTCTACAAATATGCATTTACGAAAATCATGATAGTAACTTACTTTTGTGGGTCGAACATATTTGATAACATAAAGCATTGTGTTGCTATAGGTGGGGCCGCTTGTGGTGGTGGCTGTGGTGTCGTCATGACAGGAGCCATGTTCAGTGCATTTGCAGCTGCAGGAGGTATTTCAAGTCCGGTACCTTCTGCTAGCTTGAACATTAACTGTAATCTAAAGGTATTGTAAATTAGTTTTTACTGTAAGTTATAGAATGAAGAGAATTATAATTAGCGCTTCATACCTTCCAGTAGCACCAAGATCAATACCACTTCTATCTAGTTCATCTGTATCAAGAAGTGATGGTCCTTGTATTAAATCTGTACGTTCTGTAACATTGCCGACCTTCATTGGTCTTCCAGCTAGTTCGAATCCATTTAATTGTTCTAAAGCCTTTTTCGCATCATCAGCGTTTCTGAACTATAAACGTATTAAGATATAGAGATGTGTATTTTAGAGgaaattaatgataatttaataCATACCGTTAAGAATCCGTAACCTTTACTCCGGCCGGTTTCTGGGTCCATTATCAACTGAATGTTATCAATCTTCCCGAAAGGTTCAAAGATACCACGAAGCATATCTTCTGTGATGTTAAAGTGTAGAGATCCAACGTATAACCTCATAGGTCCTGTCTGACCCTTTGGCATAAGGTTTGGCATAGAATTGCCCATACGATTCTTTTCAGCCTGAGTGTGTTGTACTACTATAGGAACACCGAGAAGTTTCTGACCCGATAACCCGAGCGCCTAGAAAGAAATTACAAATggtacaataataattaatagtgAATTTAACTATAAAATCACACGTAAAACTTACCAGTGTAACACTTTCAGGATCCTTGAATTCAACATACGCTATACCCTTAAACCTTCTCGTTTTGTTACACGTGATAAGTCGAACGTCTTGAACTTTACCAACGCTAGAAAAGAAGTCTTCTAAATCACGAGCACGTATGCGTTGACTTAGTTGCATACAAAACACCGTTCGGGCATCGCGTTCTTCCGGTGTCAACTCATCGTTCCTACTGAAATAAACATGATGCGAACAGTTAAGATATGAACTGATAAAGAATTGTAAGTgctattattaattttttaacttaaTTATATACTTACATCCCAAGGGGGCTAACACCTTTCCCAAATGGTGGTCTCGCCCTGGGAAGTGTGATTGGGGTAAGCGACCGTTTCCTTCTTCTGTCTCTATCGCGGTCTCTGTCTCGGCGATCCCTGTCTCGATCATTATCTCTGTCTCTGTCACGGTCTCTTCGATCTCTGGATCTTGACCTACGTCGACGATCACGATCGCGATCGCGATCCCTATCTCTATCTCTATCGCGATCTCGATCTCTGTCCCTGTCTCTGTCGCGATCCCGACGATCTTTCTCCCTACGGTCTCGTGAACGAGAACGGGAACGGGAACGGTGTTTGTTTTTCctgtggaaaaaaaaataacgtTTGAATTAGGAAATTGATAAAACTTATGACAACGCAATTATGAtgtatatgaaatatacaataGATATTAGACTaagtaatgaataaataataacattCCAACTTACTAATCCGAACCCTTAGtactaaaaataattttgggATAAATTAATGTCTGCCATTAATTACCGTGATAAACAGAAAAGGCATTTTTAAACTATTTTCATTCTTACTTTCTTTTCCTTATATTTAACGGAGTCTGTAGTACAGATATTCTTCCTAAACACTTACCGTCTTCAGGTTTAACCTTTGGAATTATGAAAATAACCAGCATTTACACTAATTGTATGGGGTCTATAACAAAGAGAATATAACTTCAAATAGCTATACGTGTGCACAAAGTGACTATTTTGAAATGTTCTCAGTTATTTATGTATAGTCTTGAATTTAAAATGCTAAAGGTTCAGACGAAgtagtataaatatatatagaaGCATATGTTTTGTTGATACGAATGTTTCTAATAtctaatgataataatatataaaaagaaacatgTATCTATGGTcctatatttaattttaaatcaaattttgGATACTTTGTGCTTTCTATTATTTCATCTAAactattttcataattaagaAATTCTATACTACCACATACTAATGGAGTTACTTGTAACTGAAAGcacaaaatattaatcaaattaatcatAATCTATAAAATATGCTTACCCAGACGATTTACGGCTAGACCCATTCTCCTTGGAGGATTTGTCTTTGGATGAGGAGTCCTGCTCCTACGAACAGCAAACAGTTGAATGCCATGCCAGCCAGCCGATGTGGCAGGGACGCGCGAACAAGGGGACAAAAAGCAAATCATAGAATGTtagtaaattttgtaaaaacaaattatGTACATATTGTACAAATTTAAAAGTTTTGACAGtagtttcaaaaattaaattatatattgataataAAGTTTTGTTCATCTGTTAATCTTTTGTAACCATGTAGACAACTCTCCTTCGAGAACTATGTTAACGAAGATCTAGTTGCTGTTGGACGCTGGTGCACTCTCGtgctctttctcttttccagGTAGATTATATTGGTCTGAGAGGGCTGAGATGGGGACAcagagaagagagagagagagagagagacagagagacgGGGCGAGCATAGTGTTGCGAATGCTTCGCATACACCTGGCTCAAACTTACCAATCGTTTTATCGGGTTTTAGGAAAGCATTGCAATCTTGGGTTGAGCATGCCTTGGTCTTAAACTACCAATGGCCAACCACACATCCTTTTTCTTCTGCAAAAGAGAGCCCTCATCAAAGACAGTACGTTTTTAATGTAACACGAGATGTGAACCCTAATTGCTAACCTACAACCCCTGCATGTATATAGATTTAACTATCTCGTTATAGGAACAAAAGGATCAACAATTATTTGCAGCTTCCAGTAGATATATCGCAAGATGATTTAGCTGTGTAGAGAAAATGTTTCAGATGATTACAGCtaacataaatttattatatgacAATAATGCAATGGAATGATGATAAAAATGTTCCATGATTCTTATCAAAATGATCAACTTTTCAAAACATTTTCTCGTTTAAACAACatcatttattttctgtttGCCAATTTACCATGCATTTTATCCATGAAGCGATACTTCATGTTTAAAGTAAAAACAACAGtagtatattaaaaaaaaagatcatAAGTCACctacattttttatatcataGTACATACATTGATCAATAATACACATATCAATCAGGGATGTAACttaatttgttaaataaagGTTTTGATTACTCATTTACTGTtgtaaacaacatagaattatTCAGAAGAATATGTGTATCTTGTTTAATGCATGGATaggataaattttcaattttcatgtTAGAAATCTTTATAATGAttcaaacatattttcatattaatacACAGCTATGTCCTGGTTTTATAAGTTTCAAATAATTACATTAGTGTGCAATTTtctcaaaaaataaaatcagtaCAAAGATATATACATAAACGCTCCTATAAAActaaaagaaaaagttaatatagaaataaaatttgtcaaaagCGCTGAATACCCTTATTATTCCACCTCTTCCAGAATACATTATGTATCAGGAATAATGATGAAATCGATTCTACGTATGAAAAGCATCTGATTCTTAATTTACTCTTCCACACTTGTGTTGTGAAGGCAACAAGAATAGCATGGCACATGGCAGAACAGGACCTACCAAATCCACCTTTCATCTTTTCTCATATACAATGTACGCAAAGTATTTTCTTAATTCCTTTTAAAGTCATAAAAATGACAGTAGCAATTCTATCTAcgtcataaataataaacgttACGATTTCTgaggaaaaaattaaaaaaaaaaaaaacaaaaaaaaatacagaaagaaaaaagaattaagTAAATGATGTTAGTGATGGCTTTTCTTAATACCTCGTATTTCAAGTGCATTCTAGGAACTCGCTGCCGAACATCCTACGAGCGCGAGGGTACATGTTACGTACCATCTATAAGTACAGAAAACGGAGGTATTGATCAATAGTCGGTATAAGACAAGGGCGTACTTTGTTCTACATGTATATACGGGAAGGAAAGGacatttctttcttctcgaTCGCAACGATAAATATACTCAGAACGGTGCGCACCGTATTG contains:
- the LOC114876949 gene encoding LOW QUALITY PROTEIN: DNA repair protein RAD50 (The sequence of the model RefSeq protein was modified relative to this genomic sequence to represent the inferred CDS: inserted 1 base in 1 codon) encodes the protein MSRIRRLSIRGIRNFGDESEESKIRFSRPLTLILGPNGTGKTTIIEALKFATCGEFPPGSDRGKFFIHDPALTTTSSVRGVIKAEISDAVGNVFTICRTIEYSKSNTSMKFKTLDSALSRISKITKEVVSITNRCTNVDTELTLAMGVSKPILDYVIFCHQEDLNWPFQDGKKLKEKFDEIFDSARYNKALENIMKNIKDLRQKIIILKGQKENCSYIVKELEDKETKLEDHKKRMKNIKIKIEEINEDLEPISEKLNEMEKLESDYKNLLFEEKRKRAEYQMSKEQSQRLQKNISLLFKGSLKELEEEYKSYDTNLIKKANEIKELETSLKGIVKEESSISKLLADERVTNGSLKQQIKEQERKIASRNKLLNEALSAWDLENVDSDVSEIEVIALSKRLHEKLRELNSKLGENKLQREEKEKQIQKEVDTLRSEYLTIDSQKNVKEKELIETREELNKVKTEMSQIGAAANKLNSIESKLENVKRKIQELNEVMDVDAAKEEVLDKTKLRNEMEIRLNAIDEDIASLLKQSSLEAELELNKSALLSKEKEIQKLKEKHEQKLMKLLNVTKLPESKLKNKLDTVQKQLMDEIEKIKQEIQKAEHQSTTSETTITHMNHELQKKKKEMESDKLKIATICYYKNFDEVLLMQSRKVKDLQDKRGMYAHQGAAYKEYMKQLKETNPCCPLCHRDFDKREAVVALLKDMEKEMESYPSRLKECEIELKTEQEKYDKMLQLKPLVENIVRFEETELETIKSNIETYENKLIHSQTFIIELKEKKSEPENKLTMCNEIMSDIMLRDNYIDEIYKLKQIINNIQKRMTDAGIQTKYSLEEAQAKREELKASLKNLSKEIETLQSKINTQSEKINNAREEQNTLHAEKLKIESNMQNLKQLKDKREELFTKEISLGSLLDQLRKKVAAAESELNAAVYELEKSKKENWEKLENDRKLSTEADRRLADLTKAQEETDLFIYRKIPKSIECSESKITKYQKSIDELFEKKNDIESRVNKLKQDINCQEIRKRELYDNILLLKNQEDTKKLENECSIIEVKLSNIHYPRIVEERKQLQNREQTLLRQKNMIKGNQEELERAVKEYTEELRKDIYRQARXNYKTKCIELTVLEETIINLNEYSKVLDAAMIEYHEERMATVNRIIKEMWRLVYTGTDTTSIEIRTDATEGIGSAKRTYNYKLVQTKHGHEIDMKGRCSAGQKVLASIIIRLALAETFCKNCGVLALDEPTTNLDQENADSLASALAMVVKLRSQHQKNFQLIVISHDEKFLLKLAELNNNKGFHELYRKYNGYTAVRHCQVQNRDHAISSVIKEEESSDEDADESLARIKDNSQSRTGLQEKGALQKRKRNIVSDDNNERFSKKRYVLNLT
- the LOC114876943 gene encoding 2',5'-phosphodiesterase 12, which codes for MAGSMYAYTWGVWDPTRRKARAVFLYLSPLRVYQGFCKRYSQIMVQLNINEALLIHEEGSPKFDMLLRYINPALNIDRRFNFHRSVDEPISSFLQRIDMNIKSYIIKKSKRKNKKAVKLEANVMDNIKENNIKFMLNDCILNGSLTCQTILENSSEIKLIIFGEEYIVKHNVPFVTKMELPLSILIDFPIYPSKFETMNVNKSLSTFNWYKHENNQWVHVGEGFLYIPNKSDVGCKLKLTCIPRNTTQIGPVTEIESNDIVQPGPGLCPFDTRHAFTKNKLSGKSFRLTSYNILANVYSETSLSKDTLYPYCPQYALSMDYRKLLILKELIGYNTDIICLQEVDSKVYENDLMLSLNALNYDGVFNLKNDLREGLCIFYNQERFDKLNSDYSVISQGTELDEFKDVWSQIENENVKQAFLNRNTIIQTVILKSKENPEILVIGNTHLYFRPEADHIRLLQAYYGLTYLHSFAGKVKKENPECNVSIIYCGDFNSVPESAVYRLMTQKHILNYYNDWHADSDQRINLSIKHDVNLSSACGTPKYTNYTGTFSGCLDYIFYQMDHLEVEQVIPMPSEEELSLYTGLPSVVSPSDHISLCVDLKWSK